A window of Aquipuribacter sp. SD81 contains these coding sequences:
- a CDS encoding TetR/AcrR family transcriptional regulator, which produces MTSAAAAEPPVTGDAARGTRLSRPARRRQLLGAAQEVFVANGYHSTAMDEIAERAGVSKPVLYQHFPGKLELYLAVLDGLVDSLVAAVRDALEATHDNKQRVAGVTAAFFEFVDRDGEAFRLVFESDLTSEPLVQERVARMTAACAAPISAVIAEDTGLPAGEARMLGIALVGQAQVTARWWLSKGRPIPREDAARLVSSLSWRGVRGFPKSGG; this is translated from the coding sequence ATGACGAGCGCAGCCGCCGCCGAGCCGCCGGTCACCGGCGACGCCGCCCGCGGCACGCGCCTGTCGCGCCCCGCCCGCCGTCGCCAGCTCCTCGGCGCGGCGCAGGAGGTCTTCGTGGCCAACGGCTACCACTCGACCGCCATGGACGAGATCGCCGAGCGCGCCGGGGTGTCCAAGCCCGTCCTGTACCAGCACTTCCCCGGCAAGCTCGAGCTCTACCTCGCCGTCCTCGACGGGCTGGTCGACTCCCTCGTCGCGGCCGTGCGGGACGCCCTCGAGGCCACGCACGACAACAAGCAGCGGGTCGCGGGCGTGACGGCGGCGTTCTTCGAGTTCGTCGACCGCGACGGCGAGGCGTTCCGGCTCGTCTTCGAGTCCGACCTCACGAGCGAGCCGCTCGTGCAGGAGCGGGTCGCGCGCATGACCGCGGCGTGCGCGGCGCCGATCAGCGCCGTCATCGCCGAGGACACCGGGCTGCCGGCGGGCGAGGCGCGGATGCTCGGCATCGCGCTCGTCGGGCAGGCGCAGGTGACGGCCCGCTGGTGGCTGAGCAAGGGCCGCCCGATCCCGCGCGAGGACGCCGCCCGCCTCGTCTCGTCGCTGTCGTGGCGCGGCGTGCGCGGCTTCCCGAAGTCCGGCGGCTGA
- a CDS encoding DUF3107 domain-containing protein, with translation MQVKIGVQNAPREIVLETEQSPEDIAKKVGAAIEAGGVLELVDDRGRRVIVATSALAYVETGPTEVRSVGFGTVGG, from the coding sequence GTGCAGGTCAAGATCGGCGTGCAGAACGCGCCCCGCGAGATCGTCCTGGAGACGGAGCAGTCCCCGGAGGACATCGCGAAGAAGGTCGGCGCCGCGATCGAGGCCGGCGGCGTCCTCGAGCTCGTCGACGACCGCGGCCGGCGGGTCATCGTCGCCACCAGCGCGCTCGCCTACGTCGAGACCGGGCCCACCGAGGTCCGCAGCGTCGGGTTCGGCACCGTCGGGGGCTGA